The genomic region AAGGATGGCTATGCAATCAATAAAAGAGGTCCTATCGGACGCGTTGAAAATATCGTGGTATTGCCCAACGGCAAGCTGCAAACCGGCGCTGACCCACGAGGGGATGATAAAGCCGCAGGATACTAATAAATTAAAGGGTTGTCGATAGACAGCCCTTTATTCTTCCAGATACTTATCGTTGATCTGTTTATTCGCTTTTGCTCCTAATACCTTCAGCGATTCTACTTTCTTGATCACATTTCCAGAGCCTGTAGATAACTTCTTCATGGCATCCTCATGCTTCGAAGCTGCCTTCTGAATAAAGCCTTGTATCTGATCCATATCATCTAAGAAACCAACGAACTTGTCGTATAACAAGCCAGCCTCTTTGGCTATTTCCAAAACATTTCTATTCTGCCGTTCCTGCTTCCAAATGCTCGCGATGGTTCTTAGTGTTGCAAGCAAGGTCGAAGGGCTTACAATGACTACTCGCCTATCCCAAGCGTCGGAAAACAATTCTGGTTTATGGTTAACTGCAAGACTAAGTGAAGATTCGATCGGGATGAACATGAGCACAAACTCTGGTGATACAATCTTGTACAATGATTGATAATCCTTCGCAGAAAGCTCTTTAACATGATTCTCGATAGATTGCACATGCTGTTTAACAAAGAGTGCTCTATCCTCCTCGGTGTCCGCATTAACGGCTCTTTCGTAGGCTACGAGGGATAACTTCGAGTCGACAATCAAGTGTTTCTCATCAGGGAGATAGATGACAGCATCGGGTTGCAGCCTCTTGCCTTCCTGGTCAAGGATGGCTGCTTGCAGTTTATACTCCTG from Sphingobacterium sp. BN32 harbors:
- a CDS encoding DNA recombination protein RmuC, which encodes MESLYIAIIIIMLVIIVYALWRNGQAVSRSTHEHVIKEQQQLQIEYGKLQERERLLSIERERLHKELMAEVNNRQAIERTLEGTNAYLQAQQDKFAEQKIEIENLKKQFNTEFQVLANKILEEKTLKFTQQNQQNISLILDPLKEKIKSFEEKVEKTYQQESAERSVLKGVVEQLMQQSMQIKDEANNLAKALKGDNKRQGNWGEVILERVLERSGLLKDQEYKLQAAILDQEGKRLQPDAVIYLPDEKHLIVDSKLSLVAYERAVNADTEEDRALFVKQHVQSIENHVKELSAKDYQSLYKIVSPEFVLMFIPIESSLSLAVNHKPELFSDAWDRRVVIVSPSTLLATLRTIASIWKQERQNRNVLEIAKEAGLLYDKFVGFLDDMDQIQGFIQKAASKHEDAMKKLSTGSGNVIKKVESLKVLGAKANKQINDKYLEE